Proteins encoded in a region of the Clostridium butyricum genome:
- a CDS encoding phage portal protein, protein MDLKEIEFLQKCYADYLVKLGHYDDINRYYYGNTDSLAAFVPREGRSNLKVNTNFIQKLVDEEAQYSFGNDITYTSVEGNDQVVKDINYHLKNNKSDHDINLGIELIKYGMVFEINYLEEYEAEKFKFKNKIVSPLEGYMYLENDIPKYFLHMFHKQLEPEKTYIDVYTDKAIYHFDETWKEVSSKTEHYFGIVPVGIGIIGGKAYSIDRGYEEGDKTVYNTIKNIQDALETNLSDIVSEISDFRNAIMKIYGVEAENEKDKDGNDIIDESTGKPKKKEPVVRNNCILLFGDKTSQDAEWLIKNVNDTFIKNTRDDLLNLIYTLTSHIDNNEKMQSNLSGMALRSKLQCLEAKCKMNEKAMINIICIRISCLFKFLFLTQSKSYDVNTIKIQFTPNIPVDETGIADMISKLSASSVVSKETMRSWLPRIENPVAEGEKIKKELEDELPGSNLSNIQHTTDPIGGDGDEL, encoded by the coding sequence ATGGATTTAAAAGAAATTGAATTTTTACAAAAGTGTTATGCAGATTATCTTGTGAAACTAGGCCACTATGATGATATTAATAGATATTATTATGGAAATACAGATAGTTTAGCAGCTTTTGTTCCTAGAGAAGGTAGAAGCAATCTTAAAGTAAATACAAATTTTATACAGAAACTAGTTGATGAAGAAGCACAATATAGTTTTGGAAATGATATTACTTATACAAGTGTTGAAGGCAATGATCAAGTTGTAAAAGATATTAATTACCATCTAAAGAATAATAAATCTGATCATGATATTAATTTAGGAATTGAATTGATTAAATATGGGATGGTTTTTGAAATTAATTATCTTGAAGAATATGAAGCTGAGAAATTTAAATTTAAAAATAAAATTGTAAGTCCACTTGAAGGATATATGTATTTAGAAAATGATATTCCAAAGTATTTTTTACATATGTTTCATAAGCAGCTTGAACCAGAAAAGACTTATATTGATGTTTATACTGATAAAGCTATATATCATTTTGATGAAACTTGGAAGGAAGTAAGTTCTAAGACTGAACATTATTTTGGAATAGTTCCAGTAGGTATAGGAATAATAGGTGGCAAGGCATATAGCATTGATAGAGGTTATGAAGAGGGTGACAAGACTGTTTATAACACTATCAAGAATATACAGGATGCACTTGAGACAAATTTATCTGACATTGTAAGTGAAATATCAGATTTTAGAAATGCTATTATGAAAATATATGGTGTTGAAGCTGAAAACGAAAAAGATAAAGATGGAAATGATATTATTGATGAATCTACAGGAAAGCCTAAGAAAAAAGAGCCTGTAGTAAGAAATAATTGTATATTATTGTTTGGAGATAAGACAAGTCAAGATGCAGAATGGTTAATAAAAAATGTAAATGATACATTTATTAAAAATACTCGTGATGATCTATTAAATTTAATTTATACACTTACAAGCCATATAGACAATAATGAAAAGATGCAAAGTAATTTATCAGGAATGGCTTTAAGAAGCAAGCTCCAGTGTCTTGAAGCCAAGTGTAAAATGAATGAAAAAGCTATGATTAATATTATATGCATAAGGATTTCGTGTTTATTTAAATTTTTATTTTTAACACAAAGTAAGTCTTATGATGTTAATACTATAAAGATTCAATTTACACCTAATATTCCTGTAGATGAAACTGGAATAGCTGATATGATAAGTAAATTATCTGCATCTAGTGTAGTTAGTAAGGAAACTATGAGAAGTTGGTTGCCTAGAATTGAAAATCCAGTTGCGGAAGGTGAAAAAATAAAAAAAGAATTAGAAGACGAACTTCCAGGTAGCAATTTATCTAATATTCAACATACAACTGATCCTATAGGTGGTGATGGTGATGAGTTATAG